The following coding sequences are from one Lolium rigidum isolate FL_2022 chromosome 6, APGP_CSIRO_Lrig_0.1, whole genome shotgun sequence window:
- the LOC124663000 gene encoding uncharacterized protein LOC124663000, giving the protein MPLLVAQPPPISVSYAICSSSSTRFSSALPAPDAGSLLLFDDLLLGDGEDTRNDDPEVKLEWLRSQIIGAEAEFSSPFGTRRVTYADHTASGRCLQFVEEFVQRNVLPYYGNTHTVDSYVGLHTGELAGEAARYVKRSLGGGPRDALLFCGTGCTAAIKRLQEVAGMAVPPTLRSLVLEALPPSDRWVVFLGPYEHHSNLLSWRESLAEVVEIGLRPDDGLLDVGALEAALAAPERAGRPMLGSFSACSNVTGLRTDTRALARLLHRHGAFACFDFACSAPYVGIDMRSGEPDGYDAVFLSGHKFLGGPGSPGILAMSSRLYSLRHTAPSTSGGGTVLYVSAYGHGDTVYCEDTEEREDAGTPAIIQKVRAALAFRVKDWVGEACIDEREQRMLALALRRIRKAANPSLSLLLGGATGSRARRLPVLSFVVYPPFDVDREPSSGTEPARDGGGNKELGVARPQLHCRFVTKLLNDLFGVQARGGCACAGPYGHRLLGITPARAKAIKSAVQMGYQGVKPGWTRVSLAYYTSTREAEFVLDAMDFVASFGHRFLPLYTFDWKSGDWRYNHSCGRVLPNNGVTDTASTSAARASPAGVAKPERDYQSYMAFARSMAESLLSAGLKNDTPARDIPKAIDQRLIYFVM; this is encoded by the exons ATGCCGCTTCTCGTCGCGCAGCCCCCGCCCATTTCTGTCAGTTATGCCATTTGTAGCAGCAGTAGTACCAGATTCAGCAGCGCACTTCCTGCGCCAGATGCTGGTAGCCTCCTCCTGTTCGATGATCTGCTGCTCGGTGACGGCGAGGACACCAGGAATGACGACCCTGAGGTGAAGCTCGAGTGGCTCAGGTCGCAGATCATCGGCGCGGAAGCAGAGTTCTCGTCGCCGTTCGGAACTCGTCGCGTCACCTACGCCGACCACACCGCCTCCGGTCGCTGCCTTCAGTTTGTCGAGGAGTTTGTGCAGCGGAACGTTCTCCCGTACTATG GAAACACGCACACGGTGGACAGCTACGTGGGGTTGCACACGGGCGAGCTCGCCGGTGAGGCGGCGCGGTACGTGAAGCGCAGCCTGGGCGGCGGCCCACGGGACGCGCTTCTCTTCTGCGGAACGGGCTGCACCGCCGCCATCAAGCGCCTCCaggaggtggccggcatggccgtcCCTCCCACGCTGCGCTCGCTGGTGCTGGAGGCCCTCCCGCCTTCCGACCGGTGGGTGGTGTTCCTGGGGCCCTACGAGCACCATTCCAACCTGCTCTCGTGGCGGGAGAGCCTGGCGGAGGTGGTGGAGATCGGGCTGCGGCCGGACGACGGCCTCCTCGACGTGGGAGCcctggaggcggcgctggcggcgcccgaGCGCGCCGGGCGGCCCATGCTCGGCTCCTTCTCGGCGTGCAGCAACGTCACCGGGCTGCGCACCGACACGCGGGCGCTGGCGCGCCTGCTGCACCGCCACGGCGCCTTCGCCTGCTTCGACTTCGCGTGCAGCGCGCCCTACGTCGGCATCGACATGAGGTCCGGGGAGCCGGACGGCTACGACGCCGTCTTCCTCAGCGGACACAAGTTCCTCGGCGGGCCCGGAAGCCCGGGCATCCTCGCGATGTCGTCGCGGCTGTACAGCCTCCGCCACACCGCGCCGTCCACCAGCGGCGGGGGCACCGTGCTCTACGTCAGCGCCTACGGGCACGGGGACACGGTGTACTGCGAGGACACGGAGGAGCGCGAGGACGCGGGCACGCCGGCGATCATACAGAAGGTCCGAGCAGCGCTGGCGTTCCGGGTGAAGGACTGGGTCGGGGAGGCGTGCATCGACGAGCGCGAGCAGCGCATGCTCGCCCTCGCTCTCCGCCGGATCCGGAAGGCCGCGAACCCCAGCCTAAGCCTGCTGCTCGGCGGTGCCACTGGCAGCAGGGCGCGCCGGCTCCCGGTCCTGTCCTTCGTTGTGTATCCTCCGTTCGACGTCGACCGCGAGCCCAGCTCCGGCACCGAGCCAGCGCGCGACGGTGGCGGGAACAAGGAGTTGGGGGTGGCGAGGCCGCAGCTGCACTGCCGGTTCGTGACGAAGCTGCTCAACGACCTGTTCGGCGTGCAGGCTCGCGGGGGCTGCGCCTGCGCGGGGCCCTACGGCCATCGGCTCCTCGGCATCACTCCGGCGCGAGCCAAGGCCATCAAATCCGCCGTCCAGATG GGCTATCAGGGTGTGAAACCAGGGTGGACGCGCGTCAGCCTCGCCTACTACACGTCGACGCGTGAGGCCGAGTTCGTGCTGGATGCCATGGACTTCGTCGCCAGTTTCGGCCACCGCTTCCTGCCGCTCTACACCTTCGACTGGAAATCCGGGGACTGGCGCTACAATCACAGCTGCGGCCGCGTCTTGCCAAACAATGGTGTCACCGATACTGCTTCGACTAGTGCCGCTCGTGCGTCGCCTGCTGGAGTAGCAAAACCAGAGCGCGACTACCAGAGCTACATGGCATTTGCTCGGAGCATGGCCGAATCCTTGCTCAGCGCTGGTCTGAAGAATGACACTCCCGCTAGGGACATTCCCAAGGCCATCGACCAACGGTTAATTTACTTCGTCATGTGA